In Halomarina salina, one DNA window encodes the following:
- a CDS encoding phosphopantetheine adenylyltransferase, whose protein sequence is MQVALGGTFDPVHDGHRALFERAFELGDVTVGLTSDTLAPKTRNEERYVKPYDERERALRSELERFADEYDREFEIHELVEPTGVATEPRFDYLIVSPETVKGGERVNQLRQEEGLDTLEIVVVDHVPAEDGDRISSTRIVRGEIDEHGNLTPEASPRPAKREQ, encoded by the coding sequence ATGCAGGTTGCGCTTGGGGGAACGTTCGACCCGGTGCACGACGGCCACCGAGCCCTGTTCGAACGCGCCTTCGAACTGGGTGACGTCACCGTCGGACTGACGAGCGACACGCTCGCCCCGAAGACGCGCAACGAGGAGCGCTACGTCAAGCCGTACGACGAACGGGAGCGAGCGCTCCGCTCGGAGCTCGAACGGTTCGCCGACGAGTACGACCGGGAGTTCGAGATCCACGAACTCGTCGAACCGACCGGGGTCGCGACGGAGCCGCGATTCGACTACCTCATCGTCTCGCCGGAGACCGTGAAGGGCGGCGAACGGGTCAACCAACTCCGTCAAGAGGAGGGGCTCGACACGCTCGAGATAGTCGTCGTCGACCACGTCCCGGCCGAGGACGGCGACCGTATCTCCTCGACGCGCATCGTTCGCGGCGAAATCGACGAACACGGCAATCTGACTCCCGAGGCGAGCCCCCGACCAGCGAAACGCGAGCAGTGA
- a CDS encoding DUF7344 domain-containing protein, whose protein sequence is MSTGAEREGAAFELMANERRRHVLSYLRGVTGTVSVDDLASQVIARELLDGGPVDPESVEATLRHVHLPKLDAAGLVEFDETRSEVVPTQVERANDHSETRSLEETSA, encoded by the coding sequence GTGTCAACGGGTGCGGAGCGCGAGGGGGCCGCGTTCGAACTGATGGCGAACGAGCGTCGGCGTCACGTGCTCTCGTACCTCCGGGGGGTGACGGGGACGGTGAGTGTCGACGACCTCGCCAGCCAGGTCATCGCACGCGAACTTCTCGACGGTGGGCCGGTGGACCCCGAGAGCGTAGAGGCGACGCTCCGTCACGTCCACCTCCCGAAACTCGACGCCGCGGGCCTCGTCGAGTTCGACGAGACGCGTTCGGAGGTCGTTCCCACGCAGGTCGAACGCGCGAACGACCACTCCGAGACGAGATCACTCGAAGAGACGTCGGCCTGA
- a CDS encoding FKBP-type peptidyl-prolyl cis-trans isomerase: protein MSDEQEQTEAEEVDAEAEATEEETETESEAEGLQDGDFVELAYTARTVEEGQLVDTTDPDVAEEEGVGDQGTFEPRTIVLGAGHIFEGVEADIIGEEVGHSGSVTISAEEAFGEYDQEQVKTVSADKIPEDDRYPGAQVTIDGEQGYLETIIGGRARVDYNHPLAGEAIEYDYEVLDTVEDRTEQAEGLLGMFLDVDLEMYIQTDEVEEEQLVESDEEESEAADEDEEDAEPEYETVTVEKETLYIESTPQLSFNQQWMMQKQQIAQQLMDRTGIDRVIIQETIDGSGMGMPGMMGGMGGMGGMGGAEGEEDLEAALEEADVDAEDIVDELDEE from the coding sequence ATGAGCGACGAGCAAGAGCAGACCGAGGCCGAGGAGGTCGACGCAGAAGCCGAAGCGACCGAGGAGGAGACCGAGACCGAATCCGAGGCCGAGGGGCTCCAGGACGGAGATTTCGTCGAACTCGCGTACACCGCCCGCACCGTCGAGGAGGGGCAGCTAGTGGACACGACGGACCCCGACGTCGCGGAGGAGGAGGGCGTCGGCGACCAGGGCACGTTCGAACCGCGAACCATCGTGCTCGGTGCCGGTCACATCTTCGAGGGCGTCGAAGCGGACATCATCGGCGAGGAGGTCGGCCACTCGGGCAGCGTCACCATCTCCGCCGAGGAGGCGTTCGGCGAGTACGACCAGGAGCAGGTCAAGACGGTCAGCGCCGACAAGATTCCCGAGGACGACCGCTACCCCGGTGCGCAGGTCACCATCGACGGCGAGCAGGGCTACCTCGAGACCATCATCGGCGGCCGCGCCCGCGTCGACTACAACCACCCGCTCGCTGGCGAGGCCATCGAGTACGACTACGAGGTGCTCGACACCGTCGAGGACCGGACCGAGCAGGCGGAGGGTCTGCTGGGGATGTTCCTCGACGTCGACCTCGAGATGTACATCCAGACCGACGAGGTCGAGGAGGAGCAACTCGTCGAGAGCGACGAGGAGGAGAGCGAGGCCGCCGACGAGGACGAGGAGGACGCCGAACCCGAGTACGAGACGGTCACCGTCGAGAAGGAGACGCTGTACATCGAGTCGACGCCACAGCTCTCGTTCAACCAGCAGTGGATGATGCAGAAGCAGCAGATCGCTCAGCAACTGATGGACCGGACGGGCATCGACCGCGTCATCATCCAGGAGACCATCGACGGGTCGGGCATGGGTATGCCCGGCATGATGGGCGGCATGGGCGGTATGGGTGGCATGGGCGGTGCCGAGGGTGAGGAGGACCTCGAAGCCGCACTCGAAGAGGCAGACGTCGACGCCGAGGATATCGTCGACGAACTGGACGAGGAGTAG
- a CDS encoding transcription initiation factor IIB family protein — protein sequence MYSARDHVENEQWLADIDAAGDRLDLGSAARSRAVDLFLSTVPEEERSKSASLAAALYVGALIEGDRRSQGDVAEAVGVSRLSVQQKWKDLIEEAGLRKPSW from the coding sequence ATGTACAGCGCCCGAGACCACGTCGAGAACGAACAGTGGCTGGCGGACATCGACGCCGCCGGTGACCGACTCGACCTCGGGAGTGCGGCCCGGTCGCGCGCGGTCGACCTGTTCCTCTCGACTGTCCCCGAGGAGGAGCGCTCGAAGAGCGCGTCACTGGCCGCCGCGCTCTACGTCGGTGCGCTCATCGAGGGCGACCGGCGGTCACAGGGCGACGTCGCCGAGGCCGTCGGCGTCTCGCGACTCTCCGTCCAGCAGAAGTGGAAGGACCTCATCGAGGAAGCCGGACTGCGAAAACCGAGCTGGTGA
- a CDS encoding HalOD1 output domain-containing protein: MSSSPNTTPSVRVVETVAEREQTSPLTLSPPLAEFVDPDALDALFETTSGTVTFDAWGHRITVAADGTVTAADVDPAESPRLTLYD, from the coding sequence ATGAGTTCGTCTCCGAACACAACCCCCAGCGTCCGCGTCGTCGAGACGGTCGCAGAGCGCGAGCAGACCTCGCCGTTGACGCTCTCGCCGCCGCTCGCGGAGTTCGTCGACCCGGACGCGCTGGACGCACTGTTCGAGACGACGAGCGGAACGGTGACGTTCGACGCGTGGGGCCACCGCATCACCGTGGCTGCCGACGGGACCGTCACCGCCGCCGACGTGGACCCCGCCGAGAGCCCGCGACTCACACTCTACGACTGA
- a CDS encoding MinD/ParA family ATP-binding protein, with protein MLAVTGGKGGVGKTTTALGVARALGRRGEEVLVVDTDRDLPDLARTAGVDTVRSDVTDPDATASRQDPHSTSVRILTAPRDRTEARRLVEGVAGRRERVVLDCPAGSGRPAAVPLRAADRSVVVSTADPASLRDASKTVALARTLGAPPTATVLSGCDEPPHAVERLLPTPVVAVPDACDPLDAVGVTSRHTELSEIVTLRNC; from the coding sequence ATGCTCGCCGTCACGGGAGGCAAGGGTGGGGTCGGCAAGACGACGACGGCGCTGGGCGTCGCGCGTGCGCTGGGTCGGCGTGGCGAAGAGGTACTCGTGGTCGACACCGACCGTGACCTCCCGGACCTCGCGCGAACTGCCGGGGTCGACACCGTTCGTTCGGACGTTACCGACCCCGACGCGACAGCCTCTCGGCAGGACCCGCACAGCACGTCCGTCCGCATCCTCACCGCACCGCGCGACCGGACGGAGGCCCGCAGACTGGTCGAGGGGGTCGCCGGCCGCCGCGAGCGCGTCGTACTGGACTGTCCTGCAGGGTCGGGACGACCGGCGGCGGTCCCGTTACGGGCGGCCGACCGGTCGGTCGTCGTGTCGACGGCCGACCCCGCCAGTCTCCGCGACGCGTCGAAGACCGTCGCCCTCGCTCGGACGCTCGGTGCGCCGCCGACGGCGACGGTTCTCAGCGGGTGCGACGAACCACCGCACGCGGTCGAACGGCTCCTCCCGACGCCTGTGGTGGCCGTCCCAGACGCCTGTGACCCGCTCGACGCGGTCGGCGTGACGAGCCGACACACAGAATTATCAGAAATAGTAACTCTCCGAAACTGTTAA
- a CDS encoding methionine adenosyltransferase yields the protein MSDRNIRVEPVAGLAVEDQEVEIVERKGLGHPDSICDGIAEHVSQALAQTYLDRVGKVLHYNTDETQLVAGSAAPAYGGGEVLEPIYVLIVGRATQEYDGQKIPTETIALRAAREYVGENFPELEFGTDIVVDIRLGEGSGDLQDVFGEEERTVPSANDTSFGVGHAPLTETEEIVLDTERRLNGEYSDDHPELGEDIKVMGKRESDHIDVTVATALVDTYVDGLDEYREAVRNVREYVHDLATEYTDREVSVHVNTADDYDSGAIYLTHTGTSSEMGDDGSVGRGNRANGLITPNRSMSMEATSGKNPVNHIGKIYNLLSTEIARAVVEEVEGIREIRVRLLSQIGQPIDDPHVADATIVTEDGVSVADIEEEVTAIVDRELADVTGITERVIDGELSTF from the coding sequence ATGAGTGACCGGAACATTCGTGTCGAGCCTGTGGCGGGTCTCGCGGTAGAGGACCAGGAGGTCGAGATCGTCGAGCGAAAGGGGCTGGGGCATCCCGACTCCATCTGCGACGGTATCGCAGAGCACGTCTCGCAGGCGCTCGCACAGACCTACCTCGACCGCGTGGGGAAGGTGCTGCACTACAACACCGACGAGACGCAACTCGTCGCGGGGAGTGCTGCGCCCGCGTACGGTGGCGGTGAGGTCCTCGAACCCATCTACGTCCTCATCGTGGGTCGGGCCACCCAGGAGTACGATGGGCAGAAGATACCCACCGAAACAATCGCGCTGCGCGCCGCCCGCGAGTACGTCGGAGAGAACTTCCCCGAACTGGAGTTCGGAACCGACATCGTCGTCGACATCCGCCTCGGCGAGGGGTCGGGCGACCTCCAGGACGTGTTCGGCGAGGAGGAGCGCACGGTCCCGAGCGCGAACGACACCTCCTTCGGCGTCGGCCACGCCCCGCTGACCGAGACCGAGGAGATCGTCCTCGACACCGAGCGACGACTCAACGGCGAGTACAGCGACGACCACCCCGAACTCGGCGAGGACATCAAGGTGATGGGCAAACGCGAGAGCGACCACATCGACGTCACCGTCGCCACGGCGCTGGTCGACACGTACGTCGACGGTCTCGACGAGTACCGCGAGGCCGTCCGGAACGTCCGCGAGTACGTCCACGACCTCGCGACCGAGTACACGGACCGCGAGGTGTCGGTCCACGTCAACACCGCCGACGACTACGACAGCGGCGCTATCTACCTCACCCACACCGGCACCTCCTCGGAGATGGGCGACGACGGCTCGGTCGGCCGCGGCAACCGTGCGAACGGCCTCATCACGCCGAACCGCTCGATGAGCATGGAGGCGACCTCCGGGAAGAACCCCGTCAACCACATCGGGAAGATATACAACCTGCTCTCGACCGAAATCGCCCGCGCCGTCGTCGAGGAGGTCGAGGGCATCCGCGAGATTCGCGTTCGCCTCCTGAGCCAGATCGGGCAGCCGATCGACGACCCGCACGTCGCCGACGCCACCATCGTCACCGAAGACGGCGTCTCGGTGGCCGACATCGAGGAGGAGGTGACCGCCATCGTGGACCGGGAACTCGCCGACGTGACCGGTATCACCGAGCGCGTTATCGACGGCGAACTGTCGACCTTCTGA
- the cyaB gene encoding class IV adenylate cyclase, with amino-acid sequence MYEVEVKLRADHAPLRERLDSLDADHERTVEQVDSYYDAPHREFATTDEALRIRRVTQVDGGNGPDDATSSRGESENDATEARVTYKGPLVDDASKTRVEHETGVDDGETLADVLDALGFEPAATVEKRREEYTVGEVTVVLDDVTGLGEFVEVELESEAIDAARDRCFEVVRRLGLDPDDGIRTSYLELLLDGD; translated from the coding sequence ATGTACGAGGTGGAGGTGAAACTCCGGGCGGACCACGCGCCGCTCCGCGAACGACTCGACAGCCTCGACGCGGACCACGAACGGACCGTCGAGCAGGTCGACAGCTACTACGATGCCCCCCACCGCGAGTTCGCGACGACCGACGAGGCGTTGCGCATCCGACGGGTGACGCAGGTCGACGGGGGGAACGGCCCCGACGACGCGACCAGCAGTCGGGGTGAGTCGGAGAACGACGCGACCGAAGCGCGCGTCACGTACAAGGGGCCGCTCGTCGACGACGCCTCGAAGACCCGCGTCGAGCACGAGACGGGCGTCGACGACGGCGAGACGCTCGCGGACGTCCTCGACGCGCTCGGGTTCGAACCCGCCGCGACGGTCGAGAAACGCCGCGAGGAGTACACGGTAGGCGAGGTCACCGTCGTCCTCGACGACGTGACGGGACTCGGCGAGTTCGTCGAGGTGGAACTGGAGAGCGAGGCCATCGACGCCGCACGCGACCGGTGTTTCGAGGTCGTCCGACGACTGGGGCTGGACCCCGACGACGGCATCCGGACCTCCTACCTGGAACTGCTGCTGGACGGCGACTGA
- a CDS encoding glutamate--cysteine ligase: MEELGSADAFDRMGTLGIEEEFFVVDAEGRPTSGTDELVYESDPPEILDGRLDHELFKCVIETQTPTLAGLDDAAEALAEVRAALVDHAERHGFGIAAAGLHPAAHWRELEHADKERYRAQLDRIQYPQHRNTTAGLHVHVGVDDAEKATWVSNRLRWHLPLLLALSVNSPYWNGFDTGLASARSVVFENLPNTGMPTTFGSFEDYQRLERLMVETDSISDRGELWYDVRPHTGHGTVEVRTPDAQCEEWRVLAFAEYVRALVVDYAERYEDHPDPWSHLSDHRRETLDENKWRATRWGRDASFIDRDCESTVSLADAVDAECDRLGVTGIREVLDAEDGATAQRRLRESGGLDAVCGALRL, encoded by the coding sequence ATGGAGGAGTTGGGGTCCGCCGACGCGTTCGACCGGATGGGGACGCTCGGCATCGAGGAGGAGTTCTTCGTCGTCGACGCCGAGGGTCGCCCCACGTCGGGTACCGACGAACTCGTCTACGAGTCGGACCCACCCGAGATTCTGGACGGCCGACTGGACCACGAACTGTTCAAGTGCGTCATCGAGACGCAGACGCCCACGTTAGCGGGGCTGGACGACGCGGCGGAGGCCCTCGCCGAGGTCAGAGCAGCGCTGGTCGACCACGCCGAGCGCCACGGGTTCGGCATCGCCGCGGCGGGCCTGCACCCGGCGGCCCACTGGCGCGAACTCGAACACGCCGACAAGGAGCGCTACCGCGCGCAACTCGACCGCATCCAGTATCCGCAGCACCGGAACACGACCGCGGGCCTGCACGTCCACGTCGGCGTCGACGACGCCGAGAAGGCGACGTGGGTGTCGAACCGACTGCGCTGGCACCTTCCACTGCTGCTCGCCCTCTCCGTGAACTCGCCGTACTGGAACGGGTTCGACACCGGCCTGGCGTCGGCCCGCTCGGTCGTCTTCGAGAACCTGCCGAACACGGGGATGCCGACGACGTTCGGCTCGTTCGAGGACTACCAGCGGCTCGAACGCCTGATGGTCGAGACCGACTCCATCAGCGATCGCGGTGAACTCTGGTACGACGTGCGGCCCCACACCGGCCACGGCACCGTCGAGGTCCGGACGCCCGACGCCCAGTGCGAGGAGTGGCGCGTCCTCGCGTTCGCGGAGTACGTCCGTGCGCTGGTCGTCGACTACGCCGAACGCTACGAGGACCACCCCGACCCGTGGTCGCACCTGAGCGACCACCGTCGCGAGACGCTGGACGAGAACAAGTGGCGGGCGACGCGGTGGGGCCGGGACGCCTCGTTCATCGACCGCGACTGCGAGTCGACCGTCTCGCTCGCCGACGCCGTCGACGCGGAGTGCGACCGACTCGGCGTGACGGGCATCCGTGAAGTGCTCGACGCAGAGGACGGTGCGACCGCCCAGCGTCGCCTCCGGGAATCGGGGGGCCTCGACGCGGTCTGTGGCGCCCTCCGTCTCTGA
- a CDS encoding alpha/beta fold hydrolase: MDSFDREFVDLDGLRLSYQVAGTGDPLVFLHGGGIDEGRLSWRTVAPAFTDEFRVYVPDWPGYGESDAPEGTPTVEYYAEVLARFYEALGIDSATLVGISMGGGVALSFVFGHPDRVERLVAVDSYGLGGSVPGGRLGAAMVGVPGLLGGLWWLLRRSDRLLAAAIRGIVGPGGPTDDLLADVRAATRRPEAGEAFAAFQRHEVGLGGLRTNFLDRLPDLSVPTLFVHGERDPVVPVEWAVRAATLADAEVRVLPGVGHWSPREDADGFVRAVRPFLAA, translated from the coding sequence ATGGACTCGTTCGACCGGGAGTTCGTGGATCTCGACGGGCTTCGACTGTCCTACCAGGTCGCGGGAACGGGCGACCCACTCGTGTTCCTGCACGGCGGCGGTATCGACGAGGGGCGGCTCTCGTGGCGGACCGTCGCGCCCGCGTTCACCGACGAGTTCCGCGTCTACGTCCCGGACTGGCCGGGGTACGGCGAGAGCGACGCGCCCGAAGGGACGCCGACGGTCGAGTACTACGCCGAGGTGCTCGCCCGCTTCTACGAGGCGCTCGGCATCGACAGCGCGACCCTCGTCGGCATCTCGATGGGTGGTGGCGTCGCGCTCTCGTTCGTGTTCGGTCACCCCGACCGCGTCGAGCGACTGGTCGCCGTCGACAGCTACGGCCTCGGTGGGTCGGTCCCGGGAGGGAGACTCGGCGCCGCGATGGTCGGAGTCCCCGGACTGCTCGGGGGGCTCTGGTGGCTCCTGCGACGCAGCGACCGACTGCTCGCGGCAGCCATCCGGGGCATCGTCGGACCGGGAGGCCCGACGGACGACCTGCTCGCGGACGTCCGCGCGGCGACACGACGCCCGGAGGCCGGGGAGGCGTTCGCCGCGTTCCAGCGCCACGAAGTCGGTCTCGGCGGTCTGCGGACGAACTTCCTCGACCGCCTCCCCGACCTGTCGGTACCGACGCTGTTCGTCCACGGTGAGCGTGACCCCGTGGTGCCCGTCGAGTGGGCGGTCCGTGCGGCCACGCTCGCCGACGCCGAGGTGCGCGTCCTTCCCGGCGTGGGTCACTGGTCGCCCCGCGAGGACGCCGACGGGTTCGTGCGGGCCGTCCGACCGTTCCTCGCAGCGTAG
- a CDS encoding DUF5804 family protein encodes MTTVCLVGEPDCDLRYELLSRETARDALTTYSLDQPFENSVAVETISLGAAVSFVNDLSWYLVRFVDTTLVHEPSISEGEWLSRDLARAIRDGDVRPEESDRYLKVYGVERPDETASDSEGQPNEEGEDGSQVTASLPRLVEPMFVARTGRQLPEYDLRDVDETLVVRVTEEEFGG; translated from the coding sequence ATGACCACGGTCTGTCTCGTCGGGGAACCGGACTGCGACCTCCGATACGAGTTGCTCTCCCGCGAGACGGCACGCGACGCGCTGACGACGTACAGCCTGGACCAGCCGTTCGAGAACAGCGTCGCCGTGGAGACCATCAGTCTGGGGGCGGCCGTCTCGTTCGTCAACGACCTCTCGTGGTACCTGGTCCGGTTCGTCGACACGACGCTCGTCCACGAACCCTCCATCAGCGAAGGCGAGTGGCTCTCGCGCGACCTCGCGCGCGCCATCCGCGACGGCGACGTGAGACCCGAGGAGTCCGACCGCTACCTCAAGGTGTACGGCGTGGAACGACCGGACGAGACCGCGAGCGATTCGGAGGGCCAACCGAACGAGGAGGGTGAAGATGGTTCCCAGGTCACCGCGTCGCTCCCCCGGCTGGTCGAACCGATGTTCGTCGCCCGCACGGGCCGACAGCTACCGGAGTACGACCTGCGCGACGTGGACGAGACGCTCGTCGTCCGCGTCACCGAGGAGGAGTTCGGCGGCTGA
- a CDS encoding RAD55 family ATPase has translation MVKRLETGVDVLDRKLGGGIPAGSTIALCARPASQSELFLNELTAMRGSLYISLGRTETAVQESIEASPARTGDPTVRHITGDAPIDNAAKLVSALPEASNLIIDPVDVLEREDYDRYRNFLNEMQNHMSNTGGLAILHCLAGEDIPKGRDTTRYMADVVFDLTTHVGADSVENRLTVPKFRGGRSLNEVVKLELSEEVAIDTSRDIA, from the coding sequence ATGGTGAAGCGGCTAGAGACCGGCGTCGACGTACTGGACCGGAAGCTCGGAGGAGGGATTCCGGCAGGCAGTACCATCGCCCTCTGTGCCCGCCCCGCGAGTCAATCCGAACTCTTCCTCAACGAACTGACGGCGATGCGGGGGTCGCTCTACATCTCGCTGGGACGGACCGAGACGGCTGTGCAGGAGAGTATCGAGGCGTCACCGGCACGAACCGGTGACCCGACGGTGCGACACATCACGGGGGACGCCCCCATCGACAACGCGGCGAAACTGGTCAGCGCACTCCCCGAGGCGTCGAACCTCATCATCGACCCGGTCGACGTCCTCGAACGCGAGGACTACGACCGCTACCGGAACTTCCTCAACGAGATGCAGAACCACATGTCGAACACCGGTGGACTGGCGATTCTCCACTGCCTCGCCGGGGAGGACATCCCGAAAGGGCGCGACACGACGCGCTACATGGCCGACGTGGTGTTCGACCTGACGACCCACGTCGGGGCCGACTCCGTCGAGAACCGACTCACGGTGCCGAAGTTCCGTGGCGGCCGGTCGCTCAACGAGGTCGTCAAACTGGAGCTGTCCGAAGAGGTCGCCATCGACACGAGCCGAGACATCGCCTGA
- a CDS encoding winged helix-turn-helix domain-containing protein, with amino-acid sequence MSLDDTHDDGGAEADEGSVRERLGEGADRGVERLDEGLVELLTWILDTETRARIYIYLRERPHSTSDEIAEGTGLYPSTVREALAELNGEEKVTRSKRESAGAGNNPYEYVAIPPADLVTDVVGDVQEGLNTVFNLDDQLADRSSDDADPITITVDETATGGSAGAESDD; translated from the coding sequence ATGTCTCTGGATGACACGCATGACGATGGCGGGGCAGAGGCCGACGAAGGGTCCGTCCGTGAACGTCTGGGTGAGGGAGCGGACCGCGGTGTCGAGCGCCTCGACGAGGGGCTGGTCGAACTACTGACGTGGATTCTCGACACGGAGACGCGGGCACGGATATACATCTATCTCCGTGAACGGCCACACTCGACGAGCGACGAGATCGCCGAGGGGACGGGTCTCTATCCGAGTACCGTCCGCGAGGCGCTCGCCGAACTGAACGGCGAGGAGAAAGTGACCCGCAGCAAACGCGAGTCGGCCGGTGCGGGGAACAACCCCTACGAGTACGTCGCGATTCCACCGGCGGACCTCGTCACCGACGTGGTCGGCGACGTACAGGAGGGGCTGAACACCGTGTTCAACCTCGACGACCAGCTCGCAGACCGGTCGAGCGACGACGCCGACCCGATCACCATCACCGTCGACGAGACGGCGACCGGGGGGAGTGCTGGGGCCGAGTCGGACGACTGA
- a CDS encoding MOSC domain-containing protein: MSRVERLWTAPEDSAPMESHQSIRCLAGCGIEGDRYCLGTGYYSPYDVCQITFVESEALDHILEEYDIDLTDGRHRRNVVVRDVDVHDLLGQRFRVGDATFEGTRPRPPCAHVEAVADEEGVTRALTEGRGGICADVVEDGSVAVGDEVEVLGPVFDGEGLAESIRDRQG; the protein is encoded by the coding sequence ATGTCACGGGTCGAACGACTCTGGACCGCGCCGGAGGACTCGGCACCGATGGAGTCCCACCAGTCGATTCGCTGTCTCGCGGGGTGTGGCATCGAGGGCGACCGGTACTGCCTCGGGACGGGCTACTACTCTCCCTACGACGTCTGCCAGATAACGTTCGTCGAGAGCGAAGCGCTCGACCACATCCTCGAGGAGTACGACATCGACCTCACCGACGGACGGCACCGGCGGAACGTCGTGGTACGGGACGTCGACGTCCACGACCTGCTCGGCCAGCGGTTCCGCGTCGGTGACGCGACGTTCGAGGGGACGCGGCCACGGCCACCCTGTGCCCACGTGGAGGCGGTCGCCGACGAGGAGGGCGTCACGCGGGCGTTGACGGAGGGGCGCGGCGGTATCTGTGCCGACGTCGTCGAGGACGGGTCGGTCGCAGTAGGTGACGAGGTAGAGGTGCTCGGTCCCGTGTTCGACGGGGAGGGGCTCGCGGAGTCGATTCGGGATCGGCAGGGCTGA
- the pyrB gene encoding aspartate carbamoyltransferase, which produces MRHDHLITATQLSRDDIETVLDRAAEIADDPPERDAVLGLLFFEPSTRTKMSFDAAMKRLGGTTVDMGSVDSSSVKKGETLADTVRVVEGYADALVLRHPSEGAAEMASRFVDVPLVNAGDGAGQHPSQTLLDLYTIRENAGLDDLTVGIMGDLKYGRTVHSLASALTNFDARQHFISPESLQLPRSVRFDLHQEGAQVREHTDLEAILPELDVLYVTRIQRERFPDDNEYRAVAGQYRITPETLEAAKEDLVLMHPLPRVDEIAPEVDDLPQATYFEQAHNGVPVRMALLDMLLENADGGTGGASP; this is translated from the coding sequence ATGCGGCACGACCACCTCATCACCGCCACGCAGCTCTCGCGGGACGACATCGAAACCGTCCTCGACCGTGCCGCCGAGATAGCCGACGACCCGCCCGAGCGTGACGCGGTCCTCGGCCTCCTGTTCTTCGAACCGAGCACGCGGACGAAGATGAGCTTCGACGCCGCGATGAAACGCCTCGGCGGGACCACCGTCGACATGGGCAGCGTCGACTCCTCGTCGGTCAAGAAAGGGGAGACGCTCGCGGACACCGTCCGCGTCGTCGAGGGGTACGCCGACGCGCTCGTCCTGCGACACCCGAGCGAGGGCGCGGCGGAGATGGCGAGCCGGTTCGTCGACGTCCCACTGGTGAACGCGGGCGACGGGGCGGGCCAGCACCCGTCCCAGACGCTGCTCGACCTCTACACCATCCGGGAGAACGCGGGACTGGACGACCTCACCGTGGGCATCATGGGCGACCTGAAGTACGGCCGGACGGTCCACTCGCTGGCCAGCGCTCTGACGAACTTCGACGCCCGCCAGCACTTCATCAGCCCCGAGTCGCTCCAGTTGCCCCGGAGCGTCCGCTTCGACCTGCACCAGGAGGGCGCACAGGTGCGCGAGCACACGGACCTCGAGGCTATCCTCCCGGAACTCGACGTGCTGTACGTTACCCGTATCCAGCGCGAGCGGTTCCCCGACGACAACGAGTACCGCGCCGTCGCCGGCCAGTACCGAATCACCCCGGAGACCCTGGAGGCGGCGAAAGAGGACCTCGTGTTGATGCACCCCCTCCCGCGCGTCGACGAGATAGCACCCGAGGTCGACGACCTGCCGCAAGCGACGTACTTCGAACAGGCACACAACGGCGTCCCGGTTCGGATGGCGCTGCTGGACATGCTGCTGGAGAACGCCGACGGCGGGACGGGAGGTGCATCGCCATGA